From Bacteroides sp., the proteins below share one genomic window:
- the rplK gene encoding 50S ribosomal protein L11, with protein sequence MAKEVSALIKLQIKGGAANPSPPVGPALGAKGVNIMEFCKQFNARTQEKAGKVIPVIITVYKDKSFDFITKTPPVAVQLREAAKIKSGSAEPNRTKVATITWEQVREIAESKMPDLNCFTVESAMEMVAGTARSMGIRIKGAKA encoded by the coding sequence ATGGCAAAAGAAGTTAGTGCTTTAATAAAACTGCAAATCAAAGGCGGTGCTGCGAACCCTTCACCTCCTGTGGGCCCTGCATTGGGTGCCAAGGGGGTGAATATCATGGAGTTCTGTAAGCAGTTCAATGCCCGTACGCAGGAAAAAGCAGGGAAAGTGATTCCTGTCATTATCACCGTGTACAAGGACAAGTCCTTTGATTTCATAACTAAGACCCCACCAGTTGCAGTGCAACTGCGTGAGGCAGCCAAGATCAAATCGGGTTCAGCCGAGCCCAACAGGACCAAAGTTGCCACAATTACTTGGGAACAGGTACGGGAAATCGCAGAATCAAAAATGCCCGACTTAAACTGTTTCACCGTTGAGTCAGCCATGGAAATGGTTGCCGGTACGGCAAGGAGCATGGGTATCAGGATCAAGGGCGCAAAAGCCTAA
- the nusG gene encoding transcription termination/antitermination protein NusG has product MSDQVKKWYVVRAISGSEKKVKQYIESEISRLGLQDYVSQVLIPQEKVYQIRKGKKVSAERNYFPGYILIEAALMGEIPHIIRNVPGVLGFLGSGSEPAPLRPSEVNRILGKVDELSGKEEELNVPFIVGETVKVTDGPFNSFTGVIEEINEEKKKLKVMVKIFGRKTPLELSFMQVEKE; this is encoded by the coding sequence ATGAGCGACCAGGTGAAAAAATGGTATGTGGTCCGGGCTATTAGTGGTAGCGAGAAGAAAGTCAAGCAGTATATTGAAAGTGAGATCTCGCGCCTTGGTCTTCAGGATTACGTATCGCAAGTACTAATTCCCCAGGAGAAAGTCTATCAGATCCGTAAAGGGAAAAAAGTGAGCGCTGAGCGCAACTATTTTCCTGGATACATTCTGATTGAAGCTGCTCTGATGGGGGAGATCCCTCATATTATACGAAACGTTCCCGGGGTATTGGGATTTTTAGGCTCTGGTTCAGAACCCGCCCCGCTTCGTCCTTCAGAAGTCAATCGCATCTTAGGAAAGGTTGACGAACTTTCTGGCAAGGAAGAAGAACTGAATGTACCGTTTATTGTGGGAGAAACCGTAAAAGTGACAGACGGACCGTTCAACAGCTTTACCGGAGTGATCGAAGAGATCAACGAAGAGAAAAAGAAACTGAAAGTGATGGTGAAAATCTTCGGTCGAAAGACTCCGCTAGAGCTGAGCTTCATGCAAGTTGAGAAAGAGTAG
- the secE gene encoding preprotein translocase subunit SecE has translation MKKIRAYLRETYDELIHKVSWPTWSELQNSAVVVSIASLIIAIVVYLMDTSFSSILKQFYRLFL, from the coding sequence ATGAAGAAAATCAGAGCCTATTTGCGCGAGACCTACGATGAACTCATCCATAAAGTTTCGTGGCCGACTTGGAGTGAACTGCAGAACAGCGCAGTGGTGGTATCTATTGCTTCCCTCATAATCGCAATCGTGGTTTATTTGATGGATACCAGCTTTAGCTCCATTCTGAAACAATTCTACCGTCTCTTTTTATAA
- the rplA gene encoding 50S ribosomal protein L1 produces the protein MAKLTKNQKEALAKFDKDAVFSLADAAEVVKKITYTKFDASVDLDIRLGVDPRKANQMVRGVVTLPHGTGKTVRVLVLCTPDKEDEAKEAGADYVGLDEYVEKIKGGWTDVDVVITTPNVMPKVGALGRILGPRGLMPNPKAGTVTMDIGKAVQEVKAGKIDFKVDKYGIVHASIGKVSFDTPKLVDNAKELIQTIIRLKPAAAKGTYVKSIFLSSTMSPGIQVETKSVNN, from the coding sequence ATGGCTAAATTAACAAAAAACCAAAAAGAAGCTTTAGCTAAGTTTGATAAGGATGCGGTTTTCTCATTGGCTGATGCGGCTGAAGTCGTAAAAAAGATCACCTACACCAAGTTTGATGCATCAGTGGATCTTGACATCAGGCTGGGTGTTGACCCGCGAAAAGCCAACCAGATGGTCAGGGGCGTTGTAACCCTGCCACATGGGACTGGAAAAACCGTCAGGGTACTTGTATTATGTACCCCCGATAAGGAAGACGAAGCTAAAGAAGCCGGAGCTGATTACGTTGGCCTGGATGAATATGTTGAAAAGATCAAGGGAGGCTGGACCGATGTTGATGTGGTGATTACTACCCCCAATGTTATGCCCAAAGTAGGTGCCCTGGGCCGTATCCTCGGACCCCGCGGCCTTATGCCCAACCCCAAAGCCGGTACTGTTACCATGGACATTGGCAAAGCCGTCCAGGAGGTGAAAGCCGGTAAGATCGACTTCAAAGTGGATAAGTACGGTATTGTGCATGCCTCCATCGGCAAGGTGTCGTTCGACACCCCGAAGTTGGTAGATAATGCCAAAGAACTGATCCAGACCATCATCAGGTTAAAACCTGCCGCTGCAAAGGGTACTTACGTGAAGAGCATCTTCTTGTCAAGTACTATGAGCCCGGGTATTCAGGTTG